The Cytophagia bacterium CHB2 nucleotide sequence GCCGGGAAGAGGAAGATGAAGCGACAGCTTGAGCGCATGGCTGCTGACCCACGCTTCGTAATTGAGTGCAAGTTCAGCGGCCTTGCGGCGCAGATTTTCCGCGGCGGCGGCCTGCGTTGGCGCACCGGCTTCCTGGCACGCAGCGGTGATTTTTTGCAACCGTTCTGCCAGGCGGCGCAGTGCATCGATTTTGACTGCTGTGACACTGGGGGGCGCGAGCAATGGCTTGGTTGCGCTTGCAGCGACCACACCGTCGATGGCTTCGACGATTTCCTCGAAGCTGGCATCGCTGGTTTTCGTTTCAGTCGCCAAATCCCAGCGCCGCGTAGAAGCGGTCATGCTCCAGGGGATTTCACCGCCCGCAGCGCCATGCGTTTCGCCAGTTTTTTCTGAGACGCTGTGGTGCAGGCGCGTATTGCCGTTTTCCGGTTTTACGTTTTGCGCGAGACGTTCCAACATTTCGTGCTGCGCCGCCAGCGCTTGTTGCGTTGCCGCGGTCATTTCCCGCAGCTTCGTAACCATGGCATCCATGCCGGAGGCCTCCTGGCCATCGCCGCCGGCCTCGGGTTGCGCTTCTTTATAAAGAAATGCCAAACGATTCGCCGCGATGGGAAGCGTAGCAGCGTCGTCTCCAGCGCTTGCCGTCGCATGTCTTCCCCCGTTCTCCCTCTCCGAGACTTTCGGCGCACGTGAAGAAGTGGTTGTCACAAAACTTGCGGTACGGCCTTGCTCACGGCCCGTCTTTGTTTCAGACTCCGGTCGCGAGGTAAGCTGCGACTGGCTGGCAAAATCGCGGGATTTGGCGCCGCTCATGACGCTGAGCACAGCCAGCAACAGCACGCCGAGCACGATCACGGCGATCATAACCCACAATAAAATTTTGCCCTGCGCTTCCGCAGGATCTTCTGCCCGAGCTGCATCAATTGCAGCAGCGCTGGAATCAATTGCGGAGGTGATCGCTGACGAATCCGCGGCAGCAGTAACGGGGTTTGCCAACGGCAGATCAGGCGCGCCGATCATCAACCAGGCAGCGCCGCGATTGCGTTCAGGCTGATCGAGATTGGCAAAATCAAAACGCATTTGAAACGACCCGGAGGAATCGGCCAAAGCACGCAAGGTCAAATCGAGAGTTGACAGGACGATCACGGCAGAGTCGCGCAACGCCCAGGAATAAGCCGGCAGCGTGCGCAGCACATAGCCGCTGCCGGCGAGGATGCGGCATTGATGGCGCTGCAACCGGAGCGAATCCGGCAACGCCAACGTGAAGCGAACTGCGAAGCTGTCTGTGGGTGTGGTGATGGCCGGCAAGTGCAGCTTGGCGCCGGGCGCCAAGATCAAACGCTTTTCCTCGGCGCTGAAATTATTTGCCACGGCCAACAGCACCAGCAGCGCGGCAGATAGCAAAACACCTATTTTGATTTTCATATGAAACTCCTGAACAGGCTTAAATTCCTTTTGGTCGCGACTTGCGCCGTGATGAATCCGATAAAATGAATGCCTCAGAAAATGATCACGGATGAAATAAAAAAACTTAATGCGGAGGTGATGGGAGAAACAATTTCGCGCGTTCGCCCCTGCCCGATTCGAGACGTAAGAATGACCAGCTCACCACGGCGAGCTTCTGCTCTCACTTCTGCAAAGTGAGATAAATAACGTACTCGCGGCCGCGCGCCTGCAACAACACATGAAGTTCATGATTGGGCGTTAATTGAACGCGCAATTTGCCGGCGCACACCAAGCGTAGCAACTCCTCGTCGCGCAAGTCGCCCGGCAAAGCCGGCATGAAACGATTGAGCCGGCACGCGGCGATAAGCTGGGCCTCTTGCGGCAAATGTATCTCGCCCTCTTTTGCGCTGGCGTAAAACGTCAGAGTCGTCTCCAGCGTCAATCCGAACGGTCGCACGACATACTCGGCGCCGATCAAGCCGCCTTTGCCGATCACTTCCCAAAAACGCAGGCTGTTGTTGCCGCGTATTCCCAAACCGATGCGCATGCCGGTTTGCTGCGGCGCTGGCTCCTGCCGGGGCGCCCAATTGCCGCGTTTGAGATGACACAAATAATGCACGCCGCCAACGGCCGCCGTCGATTTCAAACCATTGATCGGAAGCAGTGTCTTGGCCGGCTTGCCGTCGAGGCTATAGACCACCCGGCATTTCCTGGGATTGAAGATGTCTGCAAAGCGCGCACGGATAAACGGCAACAGGGTGCTTTTGCCGGTGAGCCGAAAAATTTCCGGGCATTCCAGCCCGTGCTTGCGCACTAAACTCTTGAGCATCTGAACATGTTCGTCGAGATGCGCCGCTACCAGGTTGTGCAATAACTCATTGTTGGCGGAGACGCCGGTGATGGTTGCGGCTTTCACTTTGCCATCGGTCACCACTTGTAAAGTCATCGGTTTGAAACTGCAATTCTTATCCGTCGGCGACTCGGATAAGAGACATTTCACATGTTCGGCGTTACGCAGCAGCCGCCGCCAGTTTAGGTAGCCGATTTTTTCAAGTTTGAGTTGCGGTTGTTCAAGCGCGCGATTCCACAACGGCACGACCACGGGCGGCGCCAGCTTTTGCTCAAGTTGCGCCACGGCTTGTTCCATTAAATATTTCGCCAGCGCAACGGTGATCGTGTCGCCGCCGAAACCGGGATCGCCGTCGACGCTCAGCGTTTTTAGATTCATGATGACAGCCGTGCTTTCTGCGAACGTTTTGTTTGCTTCCGGCTGCAACTCGATGCGCGTCAGCGCCAGGCCGGTGGCGCTTGCGCCGAGATCATAGGTCAGAACATGATGAAGTTGCGGCTGCGTTGCATTTTCCGCTTCGGCCTGCCAGTGCGGCACTCGTGCGACCAGGCCTTCAAATCCCGCAACCACCGGCGCCGGCTGGAGCCAGGTTTCATCCGGAGAATTGAATCCTGCATTTGCAAGCACCGCGCACAGCGCGCGCTTCTGATGATCCGTAAACGTTGCGGGATGGATGACCAAGGTATTCTGCAACAAACACGCGCTGAAATCAAGTCCGCTCTCCGCGCGGCGGTATAACTCATCGGCCAGACTGTTCTCTGCTTCATAGATGAATTTCTTGATGAAGTCTGTCAGAATCACCGGCGCGGGCAGCGTCGCGGCGGCGCCGGAATGATGTAAGATGATTTCCCAGTCATGCGCAACACCAAGATGCTTTCTTAAATCCGGAATGACGTGCATCACGGCGTCAACTCCCGCGCTGGCAACAAGCGCGGCATGGCCAATATCGTAATGGCGCTCGCCCTCCGGGCTTATGTCGTGATACATGATGGCCGAGGGCACGAATGCTTCACCAGCGATGCGCACGAGCCGGGGCATTGATTCCGGTTTGTCATCAAGCTCTGCAACCGCCAGGCAGGTATGACTCGCGCCAAAATCCAGCGCCGATACGCCGGGATAAGGTTGCGGTTGGCGCACATCAATGGCCAGCGCAAGACGCGCGGTGAATTCCGTCTCGTGGCTGGCGCGAAATTGAAATGTTAGCTTGCCGGTGATTTCCTGAGCATCAGCAATCGTGCGTGTATCAAGCAAAAATCGAACATCTGCACTTTGTTTGGGCAAAAGCGTGATCGGCAAATCCGGGCCTTGCAGCGCCAGGCATTCCAGGGTGGCGGTGGTTTTAATGGCAAAAATTTCAAGCGGCAGCGTGCCCGGGTTTTTGATTTGCAGCGAGAGTGTGCGCGTGCGGTCTGTCAATGCCCAGGTTTGCAACTCCAACAGGTTGCCGTTAACCGAACTCGCTAGATCCGGAAATTCCAGGCGCGGCACCGGATGGGCGAAAATTTTTAAGGGCGAATTGAATGGCGCAAACGTTCCCGGCGGATTGTTGCACACCAGTTTCAAGGTGGCGAGCATGGGCTGGCCGGTTCTTAAATAGGGCGCCAGAAACGCGCGTTCGACTTCAACTTGAAAGGAGAGCGTGCCGTTATTTTTTTCGGCTTCCAATTCGGTGGGAATCGGATGAGGGCCGTCCGGCAAAAAATTAACGCCGGGTTGATCGCACGCCAATTCGCGAATATCAGCTCTGCCGTGGCGCAAGCGAATGCGCGCGCCGGAACTGCAGCGTAACATCGGCGACTGAGAAGACAGTGTGTCGAACAATTGCAATGCCGGCGTGAGCAATTCAAATTCTGGAAAAGGCAAAACAGCAACGCGGCACTCTGCGACAGCGACAGCAGGATCGAGCTTCGGCTTCAAGCGAATATGCGCGCCATCAAAATCACGCAATGCGGCCGGCGTGATTTTGCCCTGCAATTCTCTCACTTCGCCGGCTTGCAGCACAATTGCGGGGCGGGCGCTTTTGGCCGGCGTAGTCTCGCCGGCATTTGACGCAAGAGGTAAATGGGGGAAATGCACATAGCCCGGCGGGTTAGAAAGAACATCCAGAACCGTGACGGGCAAGAGACCATTGTTTTGGAGCAAGACACTGATCGCCGGCAAGCCCCCTTCCGCAGGATGAAAATAGACGAGTTCAGGTGAGACGCTACAGTCAACCTGAAAAAGCGAACAACCGCACCATGAGCAGAATTGATCCGCGGCGGTTGTCAATGTAATTTCCCATGATTTGCAATTTGGACAAAGCACGTTTACAATCGCAAAGGCTACAGGTTGAGTTGCAGCAGCGCGGCATGCCGCGATGACGCGGTTGCGCCGGGCTGCTGGAGTGCGATGACTCCGGAAGCGGTGCATGCCGGCGCAGGCGAAATGGCGACCGCGGGCGGCAGCGGCATCATCTTGCCGCTTGGTTTCAGCGGTAACAAGCTGATGCGCTCGCCTTGCCATTTCGGACTGCGTACAGCTGCGATTAAATGACTGCCCCAGCGCTGCGGCGGCTGAGCGCCCAGCAACACACTAAAATCGGCGTTACGCCCAAACGACCATTTTTCTCCGCCGCTTGCGTCATCCAGCGCCGTTAATCCCTGGCGGCTCAACAGATAAAGCGCTTGCTCCGCTGGATCAAAAAACAAATGCGCCGCCGGACGAGGTTGGTCGGTAAAGGCGAACGGTACCGCATTGGCCAGATTCTGGCGATAAATGAGATCGTCGCCGCCGAGCAGGAAAATTTCACCGGTGCGAGGATGCATCTGCGGCGTTGCTGCCATATCGTAGCCGCAGGGCGGCGCCGGATAGCGCGTCTCAAGCCCGGTGCGCACATTCAGGCGAATCACTTCTTCCGAAGTGTGATAGAGGATCTCATCTTCGGCGGCGAGCTTGATCATTTTGCCCGCCGGACCGCGATGTTGCCAGGGCAGCGGCGTCACGCTACGCGAATCGCCGGCAACGGCTAGCCAGCGCAAACGATTGCCAGCGCGGTCAAACAGCCGGAGGACAACGGAACTGCCGCTAATGAGCGCGCCGTCGATGGACCAATTTCTTTCCTTCAACCGAAAGAGGCACCGGCAATGGGGTTGCGGCGCGAGAGTGAGATAAAATACCGAACGCCGCCCCAGCGCGAGAAAGCCCGGGAACCACTGCGGATGTGAAACCGCATGCAACTGTGTGACGAGATCGTCATTTGAGCTGCGGAAACGGCGCAATAAGCGCGGCGGATGCAACACCGCATTTGCCATCAAGCCCAATCCCCACTGCGCCGCAGCGAAAGCAAAATATCCCCAACCAACCACGATCGCGGTAACGCCGCCGGGCATGATGCCGGGCAAGGTGATTTGACGATAGTTCTTTTTGGTTCCGGGTTGCGCTACATCACGCCGCATCAGCATATCTTGAAAATTTTCTTCATAAGCGAGTTTTTGGCCGCAATACCGGCAGAAGCGCGCACTCGTCCGGTTTGTTCCTCCGCATCCTGCACAGCGCAAAATCGGCTGTAAACAATTGGGGTCCGTACAGGTTTCGCCAAAAAGAGAAGCGCCTGTGACTGCGCCGTTCGTGCCTGATGGAATTTCCGGAAGAAGCGGAGCCGCGTCATGCGGATAGGGGCAAAGCCACTTCTCGCGTTGAGCCGTAGATTGAGCAATCATATCCCTATGGTATGCCGTCATTACATTTTATTGTTTCTATATAGGCTTTAGCCAGGGGATTCGCGTAAAAAAAGTTTGGCAGGAGGCCCCACATGAAATGCAATTTTGCAACAACGTTGCACGGGCAGGAGGAGGTTTGGAGGAAATGGCCGGCGTTTAAGCGCCGGCGCTCACCGTCAGCCCCAAAAGCCAGCGATCGACCAGGTAAAACTGATTCAGTTTATCCGTAGTGCCGATTACATCTCCATATCGTTGTCAGGCTCTGTTTTGGGTTCAGCAACGCCCAGTGTGCGCAGATGATCGATCACCGCCTGGGTTTTGCTCATGTTGAGCGGCACGACCAACAACGTGTCGTTGCCGGCGACCGTGCCGAGAATGTCGGGGTGCTTGAGATGATCGATAAAAACGCCGACGCCGGGCGCGCGGCCGGGCAGCGTCTTAATGATAATGACGCATTCATTGCCCTGAATTTGAACGATTTCTTCCTGCACCACGCGGCGCAGCTTTTTGCCCTCGGCAACTTCCGGCAAAACGTAGCGCACGCCGTTGTCTTCCGGCATGCGCGCGATGCGCATCTCGCGCAAGTCGCGTGAGAGCGTCGCTTGCGTCACTTCCACGCGCTGTCGCCGCAGCAACCGGCTCAATTCATCCTGGCTCGCGATGCGGTTGGACACGATCAATTCACGAATGATCATTTGGCGTTGCTGCTTCGTCAGTTTCATCAGATGCTCCTCAGAGAGAAAGGTTAAGCGTTTACAGGAATGGCAAAAACTTGCGATTACCGTCTTTGATCATGATTATTCAGACGCTCGAAAAAATATTCTAAAACAATGGCAATATCAATGAGTTTTTCATGGCGCCGCCGCGCGGGGGGAAAATCAACTTGATTGCCGTGCAACTATTTCTTATGTTTGGGCGTTTAAATGAACGCTTCCCGGGGACGACATGGCTTCGACGGGGGTCGAGGAAGCGAGAGCGGCATGTCGAGGTTGTCTGGAGCCTCGTTAAATATCCGGGCAACAAATTTAAACGCAGACAACTATGCGTATGCTGTTGCTGCCTAATTAATTAGGCGGCACGCTCGTCTCCATCGCGCCACTCGGTTGAGCACGGGCGACACAACAGTGGCTGGCTTGCGGTTGTGTCTGGGTATCGCAGGCGAGATGCTACAGGCTGGCGCGTGACGACCCTTGTCCGTTGAGGTCGCACGCGTGAGAACGATCAACCGACTAAACATGTAGAAGTTCTCGTTGACTGGCCTTCGGACGCGGGTTCGATTCCCGCCGTCTCCACTCACGTACAAGCCGTGAGCATTTTTGGAATGCTCGCGGCTTTTTTGTTGGCCGCCTGCCATTATCTTGCGCTGAGGCGGTGCTTGATGCTGACATAGCCGCGCAGCACGCGACCGAAAGAGGGCAAAAGTGCGCGAAAATATTTTCCATAAAACACCTTTGCAATGATGCGATTGCGGCGCAGCAACTTTCCCAGACGATGAACCCGGATGCGCTGCTGATAATCCGCGAGCGTGAAGTCATTCGTATCCAGCGCGTACACGATCGTTTCGGCTGCGACAAAACCATAAGCAAGCGCGGCGGAAATGCCTTCGCCCAACCACGGCTCGATGCCGGCAGCCTCGCCTGCCAAGAGTACGCGCGGCCGGCTGAAGCGATCCACCGGATGAAACCAGCGCTCCGGATGCCCCATAAGTTGGGTCGATGGTTTGAATCCGCGTGTTTCCAGGTGCCGGTTGAGCAACGCGGGTAGATCCGCACGCAGATTATTTTGCCCGTCGTGAATCCTGCTGTCGAACAACCCCACGTTAAGATGAGGCGCGCCATTCACCCAGCATGGAAAATCCCAGACATACCCTTGCAACCCCTCCCGCATCGCGCGAAAGTCGATAACCACCGCTTGATTTTCAAATACATGTGAGGCGCCATTATTGGCTGGCACCAACACTTCGAGCAAACGCGAGACGCGCGAGGGCATTTCACGAAAAAATTGCCGCCGCACGAGACTTTTTGCGCCATCAGCACCCACCACCAGTTTCGCGAGAAATTCTCCTCCGGAAGTTGTGATGAGTATGCCCTCGTCGTTCTCGGTAAAATTTTGCGCTGCGGTATTTTCCAGAATGCGAACGCCCTTGCGGCGAAGCGAGCCGGCCAACGCAGCGTCAAACTCGTTGCGGCGAACGGTGCGCATCAAGCCCGGAATATCGAAAGTGAGCGGACTCTCGTTGAGATAAAACAGCACACGATTGACGCAAAAATCCGGCGCCGGCGCCTCCAGCGCCAACTCGCGCAAGAGTTGATCGGCCCAGGGCGTCAAGCCGCCGCCGCAGAGTTTATGACGCGGGTGCTGCTCTTTTTCAATGAGTAAAATTTGATCGCGCAACGCCGGCCGTTGCTTCACCAACGCAGCCGCCGTGGCAATGCCTGCCGGCCCTGCGCCAATGATGCAAATGGCGATTTTTTCCATGTGAACTCGTCCTTACGTCGCGAATCTGATGATGCGGGGGGTTGCTGAAAAATCGTTGTGAACAAAACGCCCGGAGAATCATTTTTTAGCGCCGGTCAGTAATCGAACAACCGTCAGGCCGGCGTTCTTGCCGTTACTTTTTCGCCAAAAATTCTTGAGGCAAAACGACGAGATGATTTAAGGGAATTTGCGCTCGATTTGCAAGCGCTATTTGAACGGGGCGTTCTTGGCTTGCGAGCAGGATGGGTTTAAGACGATTGCCTATTCAAACATAGAACAAAATTCTGAAGGTTTATGTCAGATTAATTTGTCGGCAGAACGATATGAAATAATTCTGTCGATAAATCATCCTGCCAAAGTTTTTTTCGGCGATGTTCGGTGACGTCGGCGCATTTCGGCAGAAAAGCTTTATCGCCGATGATCATCGAAGACACCGAGTTTCGCCGAATAGTTTTTGCTGCTTCGCAGAAGCTTTGATTTGCAGCTTGTCTGCAAATCGGGGTAGCTCTTATAAACAAAATACCGGACGCGCGTGAAGGCGCGTCCGGCGTCCGCAGATAAATCAGTTGACGGGATTGCCGTCTTTATCCAGCAAAATCGGGTCTCCCAGCCCCAACTGCTTCAAACCCTCCAATTGTGTGGCGGCATCGCCGACCACGACATAAATCATCTTGTTGGGATCAAGATACTTCTGCGCCAGCGCTTGATGCTGCTCCTTCGACATATCGAAAATGATTTTTTCCTGCTGTTTGACATAGTCGAACGGCAAATTGTATTCGGCAATTTGATCCAGCATGTTGCGCTTGGCGCCGAGCGTCTCGAAGTTCAATGCGTTCGATTGCGTCAACGCGCTTTTCGTAAACATGAAATCTTCATCGGACAAGCCGTTGCGATACTTGGCGATTTCATCTTTGAAGATTTGCGCCGATTCAAACGTTACATTGGAGCGCACGCCGGCGTACGCAACAAACGGCCCCGGGAATCGCGTGCCAATAAAAGTCGAGCGCGCGCCGTAAGTATAACCCTTTTCTTCACGCAAGATTAGATTCAAAAAGCCGTTGAAGCTGCCGCCCAGTTTGTAGTTCATCACCGTCGCGGCATAATAATCCGGGTGCGTATAGGGCAAGGCCAGGTAACCGATGCGAATCTGCGATTGTTTGGCGCCGGGCATGTCAACGAAGTACACACGCGGTTGTTCCAGCGGCGGCGGCGTGGGATACTCGGCGAATTTGACTTCCTTGGCCGGCCACTTCTGTTCTAATGGCGAAAAAAGCTTGAGGGCGTTTTCTTTGGAAATGTTGCCGACGATGGAAATGTGTGACACGGCGGGCGAATAATTCTTGTCGTAGAAGTTCTTCAAATCTGCGATGCTGACTTTCTCGACCGTTGCCGCCGTGCCCATGGTCGGATTTGAAAGAATGTGAGCGTTGCCATAAATCAGTTTGCGATGCACATTGATCGCCACCGTCGCCGGGTCGACATTGCGGCGGTTAATGGTTTCAATCGTTTCTTGTTTGATGCGGTCAAATTCTTTCTCATCCCAGCGCGGCTCCAGCAGAATTTCCTCGAACAGCGCATAGGTTTTGTCGAGCTTGGACGACAGCGTGTTGGCTTGAATGACGATGTTTTCATCAGTCGTAAACATTCTGATGGTGGAACCCAATTCGTCGATCGCCTCCTCCAATTCCACCGGCGTTTTGGTTTTGGTGCCTTCCATCATGATGTCCGTCATCAAATTCGCCACGCCGACTTTGTTGGGATCATCGAGCGACATGCCGCCCTTGAGCGTGAGCGACATCTCCACCAGCGGCAATTCGTTGTGCTCGATGCCGTAAACCCGCAAGCCGTTTTTGAAGGTGTGCGTCCAGATTTTCGGCAGCGTGACAACCGGTGCAGGCCCCTTCGGCGGCTCAACCGAGCGATCAAAACTCGAGGGCAGTTTTTCCATCGTGGCAGCGGAGGCGCTGGCTGCCGGTTTTTCAACCCCGGCTTCTTCGATGGCTTCTTCCACCACCGGGAAGCGTTCGGAATTCTTTGCCACCAACTCGAGTTTGCCTTTTGGCACAAAACTGGTCAGCGCAAAGTTTTTGCCTTTGACATAGTTGTTATAAACGCGCCAGATATCGTCTTTGGTGACGGCCAACGAGTTTTGAATATCCTGCGTGATGAAATCCGGCGAGCCGGCATACTCATTATAATTCGCAAGCTGGAAAGCCTTGTTCAGCGTGCTGGCAATGCTGTTATAAAAATTAGTTTCGGTTTTGGCTTTGATGCGGGCCAAATCTTTGTCGGTGAATCCCTCTTTTTCAAAGCGCCCTAACGCTTCAAAAATGGCGTCCTCCACCTCCGTCAAACTCTTATCCGGAAACGCGCGCACCCGAACGAGCAGATAGCCCGCCATTTCCAGGCTGTTTTGAAAGGCCGTCACGGAAGGCGCCAGTTTCTTTTCCTCGACGATCACTTTATAAAGCGGAGCTTTCTTGCCATCTGACAGCAGATCGGCAAGCAAGTCGAGAGCATAGGAATCTTTGCTAAAATTTTGCACGGTGGGGAAGGCCATGCTCAGCTCGGGTGAGCGTGCAAAATTGTCTTCATGAAATGCGCGTTTGGTCTGCTCGAGCGTAACGAGCATCGGTTGCGGATCGGGCACGGGCGGTGCGGGCTTGATTTCGCCGAAATATTTTTCCACCCATTGCTTCGCCTGCGCCGGATCATAGTCGCCCGCAATCACCAGCGTGGCGTTGTTCGGGCCGTACCACTTTTGAAAAAAGCTGCGCACATCCGCCAGCGTAGCGTTGGACAAATCTTCAAACGAACCGATGACTTGCCAATTGTAGGGATGATTTTCCGGGAACAGCAGCTTGTGCATGACATACCAACTGTGGCCGTAAGGCACATTGTCCACGCGCTGGCGCTTTTCGTTTTGTACGACATCCTGCTGGTTGGCGAATGCCTCCTGGGTCACCGTGGGCAGCAAAAATCCCAGGCGGTCAGACTCCAGCCAGAGGCACATTTCGAGCGCGTTTTTGGGCACGACTTCGAAATAAATCGTGCGATCGAACGAGGTACCGCCATTGAGCGTACCGCCCGCGCCTTGAATCTTTTTGAAAAATTGATCCTGCCCGACATGCTGGGATTCTTGAAACAGCATGTGCTCAAAAAGATGCGCAAAACCGGTGCGGCCTTTCTCTTCGCGGTTCGAGCCGACATGGTACAAAATCGCGACCGCGACCAGCGGATCGGATTTATCCGAGTGCAAAATAACTTCCAGGCCGTTCTTGAGCTTGTACTTTTCGTAATCAATCTTGAGCGCAGGCTTGTCGCCGGCGAACAGCGCGCTCGAGCCCAGCAAAACGGCGAGACCGACAGTCAGGATTTTTTTGAGCTGCATAGCACTCCTCATGAGTTTGGATGAATGAAACGAATTGCGGAAGGTTTGTTTTCGTAAAATTCGAGTCAGGGTTTCAAACGAATTCACCGGAAAGCGCAGGCAGAATGGCTCACCCTGATGGACAAAGGTGGTTTGTCGTT carries:
- a CDS encoding arginine repressor, giving the protein MKLTKQQRQMIIRELIVSNRIASQDELSRLLRRQRVEVTQATLSRDLREMRIARMPEDNGVRYVLPEVAEGKKLRRVVQEEIVQIQGNECVIIIKTLPGRAPGVGVFIDHLKHPDILGTVAGNDTLLVVPLNMSKTQAVIDHLRTLGVAEPKTEPDNDMEM
- a CDS encoding NAD(P)/FAD-dependent oxidoreductase, with the protein product MEKIAICIIGAGPAGIATAAALVKQRPALRDQILLIEKEQHPRHKLCGGGLTPWADQLLRELALEAPAPDFCVNRVLFYLNESPLTFDIPGLMRTVRRNEFDAALAGSLRRKGVRILENTAAQNFTENDEGILITTSGGEFLAKLVVGADGAKSLVRRQFFREMPSRVSRLLEVLVPANNGASHVFENQAVVIDFRAMREGLQGYVWDFPCWVNGAPHLNVGLFDSRIHDGQNNLRADLPALLNRHLETRGFKPSTQLMGHPERWFHPVDRFSRPRVLLAGEAAGIEPWLGEGISAALAYGFVAAETIVYALDTNDFTLADYQQRIRVHRLGKLLRRNRIIAKVFYGKYFRALLPSFGRVLRGYVSIKHRLSAR
- a CDS encoding insulinase family protein; this encodes MRSAMQLKKILTVGLAVLLGSSALFAGDKPALKIDYEKYKLKNGLEVILHSDKSDPLVAVAILYHVGSNREEKGRTGFAHLFEHMLFQESQHVGQDQFFKKIQGAGGTLNGGTSFDRTIYFEVVPKNALEMCLWLESDRLGFLLPTVTQEAFANQQDVVQNEKRQRVDNVPYGHSWYVMHKLLFPENHPYNWQVIGSFEDLSNATLADVRSFFQKWYGPNNATLVIAGDYDPAQAKQWVEKYFGEIKPAPPVPDPQPMLVTLEQTKRAFHEDNFARSPELSMAFPTVQNFSKDSYALDLLADLLSDGKKAPLYKVIVEEKKLAPSVTAFQNSLEMAGYLLVRVRAFPDKSLTEVEDAIFEALGRFEKEGFTDKDLARIKAKTETNFYNSIASTLNKAFQLANYNEYAGSPDFITQDIQNSLAVTKDDIWRVYNNYVKGKNFALTSFVPKGKLELVAKNSERFPVVEEAIEEAGVEKPAASASAATMEKLPSSFDRSVEPPKGPAPVVTLPKIWTHTFKNGLRVYGIEHNELPLVEMSLTLKGGMSLDDPNKVGVANLMTDIMMEGTKTKTPVELEEAIDELGSTIRMFTTDENIVIQANTLSSKLDKTYALFEEILLEPRWDEKEFDRIKQETIETINRRNVDPATVAINVHRKLIYGNAHILSNPTMGTAATVEKVSIADLKNFYDKNYSPAVSHISIVGNISKENALKLFSPLEQKWPAKEVKFAEYPTPPPLEQPRVYFVDMPGAKQSQIRIGYLALPYTHPDYYAATVMNYKLGGSFNGFLNLILREEKGYTYGARSTFIGTRFPGPFVAYAGVRSNVTFESAQIFKDEIAKYRNGLSDEDFMFTKSALTQSNALNFETLGAKRNMLDQIAEYNLPFDYVKQQEKIIFDMSKEQHQALAQKYLDPNKMIYVVVGDAATQLEGLKQLGLGDPILLDKDGNPVN